The following coding sequences lie in one Apium graveolens cultivar Ventura chromosome 3, ASM990537v1, whole genome shotgun sequence genomic window:
- the LOC141713114 gene encoding uncharacterized protein LOC141713114 isoform X2, with protein sequence MLGTFLSLVDVLSLFPNNMRRQSANLAFLKNLNTRMKSLKVFEKSPISLRGVRPMSLMEMESLLNSYHLTVYPGLESVYNTAISYREIFSLKS encoded by the exons ATGTTGGGGACCTTTCTTTCATTGGTGGATGTTTTGTCCTTGTTTCCTAATAATATGCGGCGTCAAAGTGCTAATTTAGCTTTTTTGAAGAATCTGAACACGAGAATGAAAAG CCTGAAAGTGTTCGAGAAATCACCGATATCCTTGAG GGGTGTAAGACCAATGTCTCTCATGGAAATGGAGAGCTTGCTGAATAGTTACCACTTAACGGTTTATCCAGGACTGGAGAGTGTCTACAACACTGCAATTTCG TATCGAGAGATATTTTCTCTCAAATCATAG
- the LOC141713114 gene encoding uncharacterized protein LOC141713114 isoform X1: MGIPDSTVVFPQSPLGDVCLRNDLTAIHEILKSFGTKMTRVLQLSLKVFEKSPISLRGVRPMSLMEMESLLNSYHLTVYPGLESVYNTAISYREIFSLKS, from the exons ATGGGCATACCAGATAGTACTGTTGTTTTCCCCCAATCCCCGCTTGGTGATGTTTGCTTAAGAAATGATTTGACAGCTATACATGAGATTTTGAAAAGTTTCGGTACAAAGATGACGAGGGTGCTGCAACTGAG CCTGAAAGTGTTCGAGAAATCACCGATATCCTTGAG GGGTGTAAGACCAATGTCTCTCATGGAAATGGAGAGCTTGCTGAATAGTTACCACTTAACGGTTTATCCAGGACTGGAGAGTGTCTACAACACTGCAATTTCG TATCGAGAGATATTTTCTCTCAAATCATAG